Proteins from a genomic interval of Microbacterium esteraromaticum:
- a CDS encoding tyrosine-protein phosphatase: MTIIRVPGVSNLRDVGGIPVGAGRVRAGRLLRSGQLAGLTPAGSALLAGRVQRVVDLRADDEVRAEPSALASVPTTRIPLFLGSTASFFTEDIDLSGMYRHLVDESADRLAQAVRLIAQGLPTLVHCTVGKDRTGVTVALALSAVGADRAAVVADYALTASQLPEARTRAVVEYFRTHLPDSRNAIQLATESPAPVMAALLADIDERYGSAAEYLRAVGMSGAELDALRAFLVE; the protein is encoded by the coding sequence ATGACGATCATCCGGGTTCCCGGGGTCAGCAACCTCCGCGACGTCGGCGGTATTCCCGTCGGTGCCGGTCGGGTGCGCGCCGGCCGCCTATTGCGCTCGGGGCAGTTGGCCGGCCTCACCCCAGCGGGCAGCGCCTTGCTTGCCGGGCGCGTGCAGCGCGTCGTCGATCTGCGTGCGGATGACGAGGTCCGGGCCGAACCCTCGGCGCTGGCGTCGGTGCCGACGACCAGGATTCCGCTCTTTCTGGGATCGACCGCTTCCTTCTTCACCGAGGACATCGACTTGTCCGGCATGTACCGCCACCTGGTCGATGAGTCTGCTGATCGGCTCGCGCAAGCGGTGCGTCTGATCGCGCAGGGTCTGCCGACGCTGGTGCACTGCACGGTGGGCAAAGACCGCACCGGTGTGACCGTGGCACTGGCCTTGAGCGCCGTGGGAGCGGATCGGGCTGCCGTCGTCGCCGACTATGCGCTCACTGCCTCGCAACTGCCCGAGGCGCGCACACGTGCGGTGGTGGAGTACTTTCGCACGCACCTGCCCGATTCGCGGAATGCGATCCAACTCGCCACCGAGTCTCCGGCGCCGGTGATGGCGGCGCTGCTTGCCGATATCGATGAGCGCTACGGATCAGCGGCGGAGTACCTGCGCGCGGTGGGGATGTCGGGCGCCGAGCTCGACGCGCTGCGGGCCTTCCTCGTCGAGTGA
- a CDS encoding SIP domain-containing protein encodes MSTVETAAGTRAARRASRRPQVQHLITADENALAELEAVLATLPLCAVGRVFIEVPEAGDVSIVTAPPRMTVTWLPRARPVGAIGSARRCATGEALTRAAIAWADEMLRDAGPEALRTEVTLLGGFLSTADIIEHLTETLTVDATAITAPERYGLSVR; translated from the coding sequence ATGAGCACTGTCGAGACCGCCGCCGGCACCCGCGCTGCGCGCCGGGCGTCCCGTCGCCCGCAGGTGCAGCACCTCATCACGGCCGACGAGAACGCGCTCGCCGAACTCGAGGCGGTCCTGGCCACTCTTCCGCTGTGTGCGGTCGGCCGCGTGTTCATCGAGGTGCCTGAAGCGGGCGACGTCAGCATCGTCACGGCGCCGCCGCGCATGACTGTCACCTGGTTGCCGCGGGCACGCCCCGTTGGAGCGATCGGCTCCGCTCGCCGATGCGCCACCGGCGAGGCGCTCACCAGGGCAGCCATCGCGTGGGCCGATGAGATGCTCCGCGATGCCGGCCCCGAGGCGCTGCGCACCGAGGTGACCCTGCTCGGCGGGTTCTTGAGCACGGCCGACATCATCGAACACCTCACAGAGACACTCACTGTGGATGCTACGGCGATCACCGCTCCGGAGCGCTACGGCCTGAGCGTGCGCTGA